A single window of Narcine bancroftii isolate sNarBan1 chromosome 13, sNarBan1.hap1, whole genome shotgun sequence DNA harbors:
- the LOC138748056 gene encoding loricrin-like, whose translation MRGENKAFVLGPSGRVVEGPLYAGTLGEGGGGSPVCWEPRGWVVQGPLCAGSPGEGWWRVPCVLGAPGRGGGGSPVCWEPRGGVVEGPLYPGTLREGGGGSPVCWEPRGGVVEGPLCAGSPGGWWRVPCVLGAPGRGGGGSPVCWEPRGGVVEGPLCAGSLGEGWCRVPVCWEPRGGVVEGPLCAGSPGEGWCRVPVCWEPRGGVVQGPLCAGSPGEGWWRVPCVLGAPGRGGGGSPVCREPRGGVVEGPLYAGTLGEGGGGSPVCWEPQGGLVEGPLCAGSPGGWWRVPCVLGDPGRGGGGSPVCWEPRGGVVECPLCAGSLGGGWCRVPVCWEPRGGVVQGPLCAESPGEGWWRVPCVLGDPGRGGGGSPVCWEPRGGVVECPLCAGSLGEGWCRVPVCWEPRGGVVQGPLCAESPGEGWWRVPCVLGAPGRGGAGSPCAGSPGEGWCRVPCVLGAPGRGGGGSPVCWEPREGVVQGPRVLGAPGRGGAGSPVCWEPRGGVVEGPLCAGSLGEGWWRVPFVLGRV comes from the coding sequence ATGCGaggtgaaaacaaggcttttgtGCTGGGACCCTCggggagggtggtggagggtcCCCTTTATGCTGGGACCCTCggggagggtggtggagggtcCCCTGTGTGCTGGGAGCCCCGGGGATGGGTGGTGCAGGGTCCCCTGTGTGCTGGGAGCcccggggaggggtggtggagggtccCCTGTGTGCTGGGAGCcccggggaggggtggtggagggtccCCTGTGTGCTGGGAGCcccggggaggggtggtggagggtccCCTTTATCCTGGGACCCTCAgggagggtggtggagggtcCCCTGTGTGCTGGGAGCCtcggggaggggtggtggagggtccCCTGTGTGCTGGGAGCcccggggggtggtggagggtccCCTGTGTGCTGGGAGCcccggggaggggtggtggagggtccCCTGTGTGCTGGGAGCcccggggaggggtggtggagggtccCCTGTGTGCTGGGAGCCTCGGGGAGGGGTGGTGCAGGGTCCCCGTGTGCTGGGAGCcccggggaggggtggtggagggtccCCTGTGTGCTGGGAGCCCCGGGGAGGGATGGTGCAGGGTCCCCGTGTGCTGGGAGCCCCGGGGAGGGGTGGTGCAGGGTCCCCTGTGTGCTGGGAGCcccggggaggggtggtggagggtccCCTGTGTGCTGGGAGCcccggggaggggtggtggagggtccCCTGTGTGCCGGGAGCcccggggaggggtggtggagggtccCCTTTATGCTGGGACCCTCggggagggtggtggagggtcCCCTGTGTGCTGGGAGCCCCAGGGAGGGTTGGTGGAGGGTCCCCTGTGTGCTGGGAGCcccggggggtggtggagggtccCCTGTGTGCTGGGAGAcccggggaggggtggtggagggtccCCTGTGTGCTGGGAGCcccggggaggggtggtggagtgtCCCCTGTGTGCTGGGAGCCtcgggggggggtggtgcagggTCCCCGTGTGCTGGGAGCCCCGGGGAGGGGTGGTGCAGGGTCCCCTGTGTGCTGAGAGCcccggggaggggtggtggagggtccCCTGTGTGCTGGGAGAcccggggaggggtggtggagggtccCCTGTGTGCTGGGAGCcccggggaggggtggtggagtgtCCCCTGTGTGCTGGGAGCCTCGGGGAGGGGTGGTGCAGGGTCCCCGTGTGCTGGGAGCCCCGGGGAGGGGTGGTGCAGGGTCCCCTGTGTGCTGAGAGCcccggggaggggtggtggagggtccCCTGTGTGCTGGGAGCCCCGGGGAGGGGTGGTGCAGGGTCCCCGTGTGCTGGGAGCCCCGGGGAGGGGTGGTGTAGGGTCCCCTGTGTGCTGGGAGCcccggggaggggtggtggagggtccCCTGTGTGCTGGGAGCCCCGGGAAGGGGTGGTGCAGGGTCCCCGTGTGCTGGGAGCCCCAGGGAGGGGTGGTGCAGGGTCCCCTGTGTGCTGGGAGCcccggggaggggtggtggagggtccCCTGTGTGCTGGGAGCCtcggggaggggtggtggagggtccCCTTTGTATTGGGGCGGGTTTAA